Genomic DNA from Oligoflexia bacterium:
GAGTTTCAAAATGACACCAATCTTTTTTGTCCTTGTTCATTGGACACTGGGCCTGATGTAAACATGGAAACGGAGAATACGCTTGCCAAGCTTGTAACCATTGATCTCTTAAATGTGTTAACTGTTTAGACGTACTCATCAAGGCCGGCTCCACAATAACAATGGCCCCATTTGTACTGAGATGATATTTCCATAATATTGTAAACACTCGATCAACTTGCTCTTGTGTATTTTTACTCACTTCATTGATAGCATTGGCGGCTACAATCAAATCATAAGGTTGTTTTTGATGCAGTATTTTTAATGTCTTTTTTGTGTTTAAATCAAAAACCTTACTGCTCACTTTGACTTGAGTAAAAGGCATAAAACTAAATAAATTTTTTGCCTGCTCTAAAATTGATTTATTTTGATCTGTTAGCACAACTTCAGCGCGAATATGTGGCCAGTGGTTTTTCAATAAAAACTCTATAGCCCAAGCGGTTGCTCCCCAGCCTGATCCAAGATCTAAAATATGTATTTTAGTTTTTTTAGTATTGTGTTGAATATATTTATCTAAATATGATTTTAAGCAGGCTGCCACCCGGACAACATTGGCCAAGTGAAAATACATTAAGTAAGCCACCTGAACATCTTTTTTATTAAAGTAGTGTTGATCTAACTTTG
This window encodes:
- a CDS encoding small ribosomal subunit Rsm22 family protein; this encodes MIRALENLDNEQLQAWEDALIAYMYQMKWQQTWDGQAIPKDIVKSICAHALRLSDAFTLDRTKLDQHYFNKKDVQVAYLMYFHLANVVRVAACLKSYLDKYIQHNTKKTKIHILDLGSGWGATAWAIEFLLKNHWPHIRAEVVLTDQNKSILEQAKNLFSFMPFTQVKVSSKVFDLNTKKTLKILHQKQPYDLIVAANAINEVSKNTQEQVDRVFTILWKYHLSTNGAIVIVEPALMSTSKQLTHLRDQWLQAWQAYSPFPCLHQAQCPMNKDKKDWCHFETLWHAPRLRKTIERFLEHKDKALKASYIVLSKIDLQKQETNNKVRVISNELKLKPKRCVLVCTSNGKQLIELDKSLKKNTYRRGDTITLQTL